One Granulicella sp. 5B5 DNA window includes the following coding sequences:
- a CDS encoding tagaturonate epimerase family protein codes for MAEGLKLPRFSVGVGDRFAHQAKAQLAACIKAAEAGVEVIPVWNKSNREHTIIGTEPSQTRKAADAAVKELGWKKPYFVDADHITLKTVDRFVEPGDFFTLDVAEEIGKAAAPTDVDAFVARHPELIGEVSIPRIAAPFKTDVAFVKGVANKFLAAVQDAGKIYRHLVEVKGEGKFVPEISMDETDAPQTPVELLIILAAIADEKIPIQTIAPKFTGRFNKGVDYVGDVAQFTKEFEEDLAAIAFAVKRYGLPENLKLSVHSGSDKFSIYKVIHDAVLKFDAGVHVKTAGTTWLEELIGLAEAGGEGLVIAKEVYAEAFAHAEELCKPYATVIDIDYAKLPSVEEVNGWTSEQYTDALRHDQKNPAYNPSFRQLLHVGFKVAAKMGDKYLKALEANEEIVAKNVTTNLFDRHIKPIFLGQ; via the coding sequence ATGGCTGAAGGATTGAAGCTGCCGAGGTTTTCGGTGGGTGTGGGTGACCGGTTTGCGCATCAGGCGAAGGCGCAGTTGGCGGCGTGCATCAAGGCTGCGGAGGCTGGTGTCGAGGTGATTCCGGTGTGGAACAAGTCGAACCGCGAGCACACGATCATCGGTACGGAGCCAAGCCAGACGCGCAAGGCCGCGGATGCGGCGGTGAAGGAACTCGGCTGGAAGAAGCCGTACTTTGTGGACGCCGATCACATCACGCTGAAGACGGTGGACCGCTTTGTGGAACCGGGCGACTTCTTTACGCTGGATGTGGCCGAAGAGATCGGCAAAGCTGCAGCGCCGACGGATGTGGACGCGTTTGTGGCGCGGCATCCGGAGCTGATTGGCGAGGTGTCGATTCCGCGGATTGCTGCGCCGTTCAAGACGGATGTGGCGTTTGTTAAGGGTGTCGCGAACAAGTTTTTGGCGGCGGTGCAGGATGCCGGGAAGATCTATCGGCACCTAGTCGAGGTGAAGGGCGAGGGTAAGTTCGTTCCGGAGATCTCGATGGACGAGACCGATGCGCCGCAGACGCCGGTTGAACTGCTGATTATCCTGGCGGCGATTGCGGATGAGAAGATCCCGATCCAGACGATTGCGCCGAAGTTTACGGGGCGCTTCAACAAGGGCGTGGACTATGTGGGCGATGTGGCGCAGTTTACCAAGGAGTTCGAGGAAGACCTGGCGGCGATTGCGTTTGCAGTGAAGCGCTATGGGCTGCCGGAGAACCTGAAACTGAGCGTGCACTCGGGGTCGGACAAGTTTTCGATCTATAAGGTGATCCATGATGCGGTGCTGAAGTTCGATGCAGGTGTGCATGTGAAGACGGCCGGTACGACCTGGCTGGAGGAACTGATCGGACTGGCTGAGGCTGGCGGTGAGGGGCTGGTTATCGCGAAGGAAGTGTATGCCGAGGCGTTCGCGCATGCCGAGGAGCTTTGCAAGCCGTATGCGACGGTGATCGACATTGATTATGCGAAGCTGCCGAGTGTGGAGGAAGTGAACGGCTGGACGAGTGAGCAGTATACCGACGCTCTGCGGCATGATCAGAAGAACCCTGCATACAACCCGAGCTTCCGGCAGTTGCTGCATGTGGGGTTCAAGGTGGCGGCCAAGATGGGCGACAAGTACCTGAAGGCGCTCGAGGCGAATGAAGAGATCGTGGCGAAGAATGTGACGACGAACCTGTTCGACCGGCACATCAAGCCGATCTTCCTGGGACAGTAG
- a CDS encoding gluconokinase: protein MIVVLMGVSGSGKTTIGTLLAERMGTVFADADDYHPEANKAKMAAGHPLNDEDRQPWLETLNALLRGWHESETGGVLACSALKEKYRETLSSGMAIGTVKFVLLDGSKELIAERLAQRHHEYMNPKLLESQLATLEKPKDALCIANDKSPEEVVSEILEQIK from the coding sequence ATGATCGTTGTTTTGATGGGCGTCAGCGGATCGGGCAAGACTACCATTGGTACGCTGCTGGCGGAGCGGATGGGCACGGTGTTTGCGGATGCGGACGACTACCATCCGGAGGCCAACAAGGCCAAGATGGCGGCGGGGCATCCGCTGAATGATGAAGACCGGCAGCCGTGGCTGGAGACGCTGAATGCGTTGCTGCGTGGCTGGCATGAGAGCGAGACCGGCGGTGTGCTGGCGTGCTCGGCGCTGAAGGAAAAGTATCGCGAGACCCTGAGCAGCGGGATGGCTATCGGCACGGTGAAGTTTGTGCTGCTGGATGGGTCGAAGGAACTGATTGCCGAGCGGCTGGCACAGCGGCACCACGAGTACATGAACCCGAAGCTTCTGGAAAGCCAGCTGGCGACGCTGGAGAAGCCCAAGGATGCGTTGTGCATTGCGAATGACAAATCTCCGGAAGAGGTCGTCAGCGAGATTCTGGAGCAGATCAAGTAG
- a CDS encoding glucose 1-dehydrogenase, which yields MASKLFDLTGKTAVVVGGTSGIGLAIALGLADSGADVVATSRRQEQVDDTAKEIEARGVKTLRLASDVADRASLQHLCDETVKAFGKVDILVNSAGKIKRAPTVDFPEDEWNSIMDTNVTGTLRSCQIFGKHMLERGYGKIVNIASLNTFVSLKEVTAYAASKAAVGALTRSLAVEWSDKGITVNAIAPGVFRTALNQKLLDESPRGAELKMRTPMKRFGKTEENVGAAIFLASDASSFVTGEIIVVDGGFLASGVNQ from the coding sequence ATGGCATCGAAGTTGTTTGATTTGACGGGCAAGACGGCGGTTGTGGTGGGTGGAACCTCAGGCATTGGGCTGGCGATTGCGCTGGGGCTGGCTGATAGCGGTGCGGATGTGGTGGCGACGAGCCGTCGGCAGGAACAGGTGGACGATACCGCCAAGGAGATTGAGGCGCGTGGGGTGAAGACGTTGCGGCTGGCGAGCGATGTAGCTGATCGCGCGAGCCTGCAGCACCTGTGCGACGAGACAGTGAAGGCGTTCGGCAAGGTGGACATCCTGGTGAACAGCGCGGGCAAGATCAAGCGCGCGCCGACGGTGGACTTTCCGGAAGATGAGTGGAACTCGATCATGGACACGAACGTGACCGGAACGCTGCGGTCGTGCCAGATCTTTGGCAAGCATATGCTGGAGCGCGGCTATGGCAAGATTGTGAACATCGCCAGCCTGAATACGTTTGTGAGCCTGAAGGAAGTGACGGCGTATGCGGCGTCGAAGGCGGCAGTGGGTGCACTGACGCGGTCGCTGGCCGTGGAGTGGAGCGACAAGGGGATCACGGTGAATGCGATTGCGCCGGGTGTGTTTCGCACGGCGCTGAACCAGAAGCTGCTGGATGAGAGCCCGCGCGGCGCTGAGTTGAAGATGCGGACGCCGATGAAGCGGTTTGGCAAGACAGAAGAGAACGTCGGTGCGGCGATCTTCCTGGCTTCGGATGCGAGCTCGTTCGTGACGGGCGAGATCATCGTTGTGGATGGCGGGTTCCTGGCTAGCGGCGTGAACCAGTAG
- a CDS encoding LysR substrate-binding domain-containing protein codes for MDRDIELRHLRYFIAVAEELHFGRAAIRLHLAQPPLSQQIRRLEELLGYPLFIRTSRSVRLTQAGEVYLERARRLLLSAQRDLDEARAIAKGEVGSLHLGFVGSAVLTSLPAILRAYRERFPNVELHLNESFSSRVLEGLQSGNLDVGILRDADTADAIHVEPLFSEAFVAVVPAHHPLASRRSITPAALRDEPFIFYPRSAGSRAYEKPLSLCEAHGFRPRIVQEATHWLTILRLVGAGIGVSIAPVCVTQIDSAESVCIPFRGVDVRSQVELAWRADSNRSMIHRFAEVARSVQSTSKQSKSASHK; via the coding sequence ATGGATCGCGACATCGAACTTCGCCATCTGCGCTACTTCATCGCCGTCGCGGAAGAGCTCCACTTCGGCCGCGCAGCCATACGTCTGCATCTCGCCCAGCCGCCCCTGTCGCAGCAGATCCGCCGCCTTGAAGAGCTCCTCGGATACCCTCTCTTCATCCGCACGTCACGCTCGGTCCGCCTCACACAGGCTGGCGAGGTCTATCTTGAACGCGCCCGCCGTCTCCTTCTCTCCGCACAACGCGACCTCGACGAAGCACGCGCCATAGCCAAAGGCGAAGTCGGCTCATTGCATCTCGGCTTCGTCGGCTCAGCGGTCCTCACCTCACTGCCCGCCATTCTGCGTGCCTACCGCGAACGCTTCCCCAACGTCGAGCTCCATCTCAACGAATCCTTCAGCTCCCGCGTTCTCGAAGGCCTTCAATCAGGCAATCTCGATGTCGGCATTCTTCGCGATGCCGATACCGCCGACGCAATCCACGTCGAGCCGCTCTTCTCCGAAGCCTTCGTCGCCGTTGTGCCGGCGCACCACCCACTCGCCTCGCGCCGCTCCATCACTCCCGCTGCTCTGCGCGACGAGCCCTTCATCTTCTACCCGCGTTCCGCCGGCAGTCGCGCCTACGAAAAGCCCCTGTCCCTCTGCGAAGCCCACGGCTTTCGCCCACGCATCGTGCAGGAGGCCACACACTGGCTCACCATCCTCCGCCTCGTCGGCGCGGGCATCGGGGTCTCCATCGCGCCGGTCTGCGTCACACAAATCGACTCCGCCGAAAGCGTCTGCATCCCCTTCCGCGGCGTCGACGTCCGCAGCCAGGTCGAACTCGCCTGGCGCGCGGACTCCAATCGCTCCATGATTCACCGCTTCGCAGAAGTCGCCCGTTCGGTGCAGAGCACATCCAAACAAAGCAAATCGGCCAGCCACAAATAG
- the uxaC gene encoding glucuronate isomerase, which yields MLNGNRLFPAESAARAVAVKLYDIVRDLPIISPHGHTDPQWFADNKPFPNPTALFLQPDHYVFRMLYSQGVSLESLGVPQQGAYPDPNPALVDPREAWRIFARHYYLFRGTPTRLWLDYAFENQFGLKERLSEHNADEYYETIDKELQTPEFLPRTLFEKFNIEVLSTTDTAIDTLEQHEKIKASGWTGRVLPTFRPDSVVDAEYIGFHDNIRKLGELTNEDVSSWKGYLDALRNRRKYFIEHGATATDHGHLTAMTADLPFNEAAALYERIYTGKTRPGDIELFQAQMLTELAGMSVEDGLTMQLHPGSIRNHNQKVYEKFGRDKGADIPSPTEYVRSLRPLLNKYGNEPNFIFILFTLDESTFSRELAPLAGHYPCLRLGPPWWFHDSPEGMMRFRETATETAGFYNTVGFNDDTRAFLSIPARHDVARRVDCAFLGRLVAEHRLDEDEAVELAHDLTVGLVRKAYKL from the coding sequence ATGTTGAACGGAAATCGGTTGTTCCCCGCAGAGAGTGCAGCGCGCGCAGTCGCTGTGAAGCTATACGACATCGTTCGCGACCTCCCCATCATCAGCCCACACGGTCACACTGACCCGCAGTGGTTCGCTGACAACAAGCCGTTCCCAAATCCTACGGCGCTGTTTCTGCAGCCGGATCACTATGTCTTCCGGATGCTGTACTCGCAGGGCGTGAGCCTGGAGTCGTTGGGAGTGCCGCAGCAGGGAGCGTACCCGGATCCGAACCCGGCGCTGGTGGACCCGCGTGAGGCGTGGCGTATCTTCGCTAGGCACTATTATCTGTTTCGCGGTACTCCGACGCGGTTGTGGCTCGACTATGCCTTTGAGAACCAGTTTGGCCTGAAGGAGCGGCTGAGCGAGCACAATGCCGACGAGTACTACGAGACGATCGACAAGGAGTTGCAGACGCCGGAGTTTCTGCCGCGGACTCTCTTTGAAAAGTTCAATATCGAGGTCCTCTCGACGACAGATACTGCGATCGATACGTTGGAGCAGCACGAGAAGATCAAGGCGTCGGGGTGGACGGGGCGTGTGCTGCCGACGTTCCGTCCGGATTCGGTGGTAGATGCGGAGTACATCGGGTTCCATGACAACATCCGGAAGTTGGGTGAGCTGACCAATGAGGATGTCTCCAGTTGGAAGGGGTATCTGGATGCGCTGCGTAACCGGCGGAAGTACTTCATTGAGCATGGCGCGACGGCGACGGACCATGGGCACCTGACTGCGATGACAGCGGATCTGCCGTTCAATGAGGCTGCGGCGTTGTATGAGCGCATCTACACGGGCAAGACGCGTCCTGGTGACATCGAGCTGTTCCAGGCGCAGATGCTTACCGAGCTTGCGGGCATGAGCGTGGAAGATGGGCTGACGATGCAGCTGCATCCAGGGTCGATCCGGAACCACAACCAGAAGGTGTATGAGAAGTTCGGGCGCGATAAGGGAGCGGACATTCCTTCGCCTACCGAGTATGTGCGTTCGCTGCGGCCGCTGCTGAACAAGTATGGCAATGAGCCCAACTTCATCTTCATTCTGTTCACGCTGGATGAGTCGACGTTCTCGCGGGAGCTGGCGCCGCTGGCGGGGCACTACCCCTGCCTGAGGCTGGGGCCGCCGTGGTGGTTCCATGACTCGCCGGAGGGGATGATGCGGTTCCGGGAGACGGCGACGGAGACGGCTGGGTTCTACAACACGGTCGGGTTCAACGACGATACGCGGGCGTTCCTGTCCATCCCGGCGCGGCATGATGTGGCGCGTCGTGTCGACTGTGCGTTCCTGGGACGGCTGGTTGCGGAGCACCGGCTGGATGAGGATGAGGCGGTCGAACTGGCGCATGACCTGACGGTTGGATTGGTGCGGAAGGCGTACAAGCTGTAA
- a CDS encoding GNAT family N-acetyltransferase, whose translation MATVCEGQEIATLKTAGGVGAVTIRSAGRGDDMTAFRVLNEEWITKFFALEPKDREVLNNPEEKILAKGGRVFLARIDGEEVGCVALIPMGEEVFELSKMAVSPRAQGKGIGRQLLLRCLAEAREMGAKSLFLGSNSKLKNAVHLYESVGFRHVPEAELPPMDYARADVFMDLKL comes from the coding sequence ATGGCAACGGTTTGTGAGGGACAGGAGATTGCGACGTTGAAGACTGCCGGAGGGGTCGGCGCTGTGACGATTCGCAGCGCGGGGCGCGGCGATGACATGACGGCGTTTCGCGTGCTGAACGAAGAGTGGATTACGAAGTTCTTTGCGTTAGAGCCGAAGGACCGCGAGGTGCTCAACAATCCCGAGGAGAAGATCCTGGCAAAGGGTGGCCGGGTGTTCCTGGCGCGGATCGATGGCGAAGAGGTGGGGTGCGTCGCTTTGATCCCGATGGGTGAAGAGGTGTTTGAGCTGTCGAAGATGGCGGTGAGTCCGCGGGCGCAGGGGAAGGGCATCGGACGGCAACTGCTGCTGCGTTGCCTTGCGGAGGCGCGGGAGATGGGGGCGAAGTCGTTGTTCCTGGGCAGCAACTCGAAGCTGAAGAACGCTGTGCACCTTTATGAGTCGGTGGGGTTTCGGCATGTGCCGGAGGCGGAGCTGCCGCCAATGGACTACGCGCGTGCGGATGTGTTCATGGACCTGAAGCTGTAG
- a CDS encoding TA system VapC family ribonuclease toxin: MIAPDTNLLLYAHNYNSPFYSEARAYWQDALHGVESIGIPVICLHAFIRISTGAAFGASRLSIQQAIAFADGWLKYPHVQVLYPGRDHWGILQKLAVQANALGQIFTDAAIAAIAIEHNAVVHTNDSDFARFSDLRWHNPFQP, encoded by the coding sequence GTGATCGCGCCCGACACGAATCTGCTGCTGTACGCCCATAACTACAATTCCCCCTTCTATTCTGAGGCGCGCGCCTATTGGCAAGATGCTTTGCATGGAGTCGAATCCATCGGTATACCCGTGATTTGCCTGCACGCGTTCATCCGCATCTCAACCGGCGCAGCCTTTGGCGCATCCCGTCTCAGTATTCAGCAGGCTATTGCTTTCGCGGACGGTTGGCTTAAATACCCGCACGTTCAAGTCCTTTACCCAGGTCGCGACCACTGGGGCATCCTCCAGAAGCTCGCTGTCCAGGCCAATGCGCTCGGCCAGATATTCACTGACGCGGCCATCGCCGCTATAGCCATCGAACACAACGCCGTCGTACACACCAACGACAGCGACTTTGCGCGCTTCTCAGACCTCCGCTGGCATAATCCCTTCCAACCTTGA
- a CDS encoding haloacid dehalogenase-like hydrolase produces MSESLIAAPVLTTAEFHSRVHALRPQIAVFDCDGTLWSGDAGSSFMRWTMQNGLLAPAQVEWMEGRYQGYKQGQVSELAICGEMVQVYRGIAVETLRQAAAEFFRTHIEPNIFPEMQELVATLQASGAEIWAVSSTNDWVIEEGVTRFNISANRVLSARVVAKDGIATDTLIDVPTDEGKVTALHGAGVTAPDAVFGNSVHDAAMLAIARGAFPVNPSVELLRRSRTEGWAVYYPATVAP; encoded by the coding sequence TTGTCCGAAAGTCTCATTGCCGCACCCGTCCTGACAACTGCAGAGTTCCATAGTCGCGTCCACGCGCTGCGTCCACAGATCGCTGTCTTCGATTGCGATGGGACACTCTGGTCGGGAGATGCCGGCTCGAGTTTTATGCGCTGGACGATGCAGAACGGGCTGCTGGCCCCGGCACAGGTCGAGTGGATGGAAGGACGCTATCAGGGCTACAAGCAGGGCCAGGTCTCGGAGTTGGCGATCTGTGGCGAGATGGTTCAGGTGTATCGTGGCATCGCAGTCGAGACCTTGCGGCAAGCTGCGGCAGAGTTCTTCCGGACACATATCGAACCCAACATCTTTCCGGAGATGCAGGAGTTGGTAGCGACGCTCCAGGCGTCTGGGGCTGAGATATGGGCAGTGAGCTCCACCAATGACTGGGTGATCGAAGAAGGTGTAACGCGATTCAATATCTCCGCGAACCGCGTACTCTCCGCACGGGTGGTGGCTAAGGATGGCATAGCCACGGATACGCTAATCGACGTTCCTACGGATGAAGGCAAGGTGACGGCACTGCATGGGGCGGGGGTCACTGCACCAGACGCGGTGTTCGGGAACTCGGTGCATGATGCGGCGATGCTTGCTATCGCCCGTGGAGCGTTCCCGGTCAATCCATCGGTGGAGCTGTTACGGCGCAGCAGGACCGAAGGATGGGCGGTTTACTATCCGGCGACGGTTGCGCCGTAA
- a CDS encoding glycoside hydrolase family 16 protein codes for MRTLLTLLAALLFTGIAQAQTWHLVWSDEFNGPANSLPSATDWDFERGWGPQGNHEIEWYCQPHEHEGPCDDRQPNAFLDGQGHLVLHAIHHNQLWSSARLNTQGKHTLLYGRVEARLRMEPGAGFWPAFWLLGDNIDKVGWPTSGEQDIMEWVQKYGPNTTSSTLHGPGYSGGKGISHTYTFPAVNGVAGRIDDGNFHTYGMTWSKDRMEFYRDDPAKPYAVITPADLPPGTHWVYNHPFFVILNFAVGEAGFAGTVDATTPPTGRMWVDYVRFYQLQ; via the coding sequence ATGCGCACACTCCTCACACTCCTCGCCGCACTTCTGTTCACCGGGATTGCCCAAGCCCAAACTTGGCACCTCGTCTGGTCTGACGAGTTCAACGGCCCCGCCAACTCCCTCCCTTCAGCCACCGACTGGGACTTCGAACGCGGCTGGGGACCGCAGGGCAACCACGAGATCGAGTGGTACTGCCAGCCCCACGAACACGAAGGCCCCTGCGACGACCGCCAGCCCAACGCCTTCCTCGACGGCCAGGGCCACCTCGTCCTCCACGCCATCCACCACAACCAGCTCTGGAGCTCCGCCCGCCTCAACACCCAGGGCAAACACACGCTCCTCTACGGCCGCGTCGAAGCTCGCCTGCGCATGGAACCAGGCGCCGGTTTCTGGCCCGCCTTCTGGCTCCTCGGCGACAACATCGACAAAGTAGGCTGGCCCACCAGCGGCGAGCAGGACATCATGGAGTGGGTCCAGAAGTACGGCCCGAACACCACCTCATCCACCCTCCACGGCCCCGGCTACAGCGGCGGCAAAGGCATCAGCCACACCTACACCTTTCCCGCCGTCAACGGTGTAGCCGGTCGCATCGACGACGGCAACTTCCACACCTACGGCATGACCTGGTCCAAAGACCGCATGGAGTTCTACCGCGATGACCCCGCCAAACCCTACGCAGTCATCACACCCGCGGATCTCCCACCCGGCACCCACTGGGTCTACAACCATCCCTTTTTCGTGATCCTGAACTTCGCCGTCGGCGAGGCCGGTTTCGCAGGAACTGTCGACGCCACCACGCCGCCCACCGGCAGAATGTGGGTCGACTACGTCCGCTTCTATCAACTCCAATGA
- a CDS encoding DUF5655 domain-containing protein, with the protein MPDLKLFTTDGDIAVELRSRSVAVERSLQSLIEKNLEVMLGVRFLDSEYSTGRVHGGRIDSLGLDEDNLPVIVEYKRRVDENVINQGLFYLDWLMDHQAEFQLLVTKKLGAQEAERIDWSGPRLICIASDFTRYDEHAVQQIARGIDLIRYRRYGDDMLLLELTNGTWSATEGTPTVQNPEFKADSSAHRLTPGQRGFFEAFSKSSPQLQALYGDVEQFIKSLGDDVQVKQLKHYKAFRRFRNFATMEIHSAGNEIVLGLKVNIDSVSLEDGFIRDVREIGHFGTGNVQIRIADQADFERAKESMIAAYNAE; encoded by the coding sequence TTGCCCGATCTAAAGCTTTTCACAACTGATGGCGATATTGCGGTTGAACTGCGTAGCCGTTCGGTTGCTGTCGAGCGCTCCTTGCAATCATTAATCGAAAAAAATCTTGAAGTGATGCTTGGCGTTCGTTTTTTAGACTCTGAATACTCGACAGGAAGAGTGCATGGCGGCAGGATCGATTCTTTAGGGCTAGATGAAGATAACTTACCTGTCATCGTGGAATACAAACGAAGAGTTGACGAGAATGTCATCAATCAAGGGCTCTTTTACCTAGATTGGCTGATGGATCATCAAGCTGAGTTTCAGCTACTTGTAACCAAGAAGCTTGGCGCTCAGGAAGCCGAGCGAATCGATTGGAGTGGTCCTCGGCTCATATGTATTGCGAGTGACTTCACCCGTTATGACGAACATGCTGTCCAGCAAATCGCGCGAGGTATCGATCTAATTCGCTACAGGAGATACGGTGATGACATGCTTCTCCTTGAGTTGACGAATGGTACCTGGTCGGCAACAGAAGGCACTCCGACTGTTCAGAATCCTGAGTTTAAAGCAGATTCCAGCGCACATCGACTAACTCCAGGCCAAAGAGGGTTTTTCGAGGCATTCTCTAAAAGTTCTCCGCAGCTACAGGCGCTTTATGGTGATGTGGAGCAATTCATTAAAAGTCTTGGCGACGACGTGCAGGTAAAGCAGTTGAAGCACTACAAAGCTTTTCGGCGTTTTCGCAATTTTGCGACGATGGAGATTCATTCAGCTGGGAATGAGATAGTACTCGGGCTTAAGGTCAATATTGACTCCGTAAGCTTAGAAGATGGATTCATTCGAGATGTACGAGAGATCGGCCACTTCGGAACAGGGAATGTTCAGATTCGGATTGCCGATCAAGCCGATTTTGAAAGAGCCAAGGAATCAATGATTGCGGCGTATAACGCCGAATAG
- a CDS encoding lactate racemase domain-containing protein, protein MSLFFAAGSPTTEMSLAEMKAGLFEALGKLGERKRVLAVPPDFTRFHSQSGVLTEMAWEYYGDRLVDVLPALGTHTAMPDHQIATMFGKTPRDLFRVHNWRDDIVTLGEIPSEFMLEVSEGKLDYTWPAQVNKLLRDGGHDLILSIGQVVPHEVVGMANGNKNIFIGTGGVMGIHRSHFLGAVYGMERMMGRADTPVRRVLNYASEHFGDKLPQIVYVQTVVNKNDKGELVMRGLYIGDDTECFEKAAALSLQCNFLMMDREMKKAVVYLDPHEFHSTWLGNKSVYRTRMALADDAELIVLAPGVREFGEDKTIDKLIRRYGYCGTPKTLEYVKSDPELAGNLSAAAHLIHGSSEGRFTIRYCPGHLTREEIEGVHFEYGDLAEYTAKYDPAKLSDGWNVVDGEEIFYISNPGLGLWAYEGRFKE, encoded by the coding sequence ATGAGTTTATTTTTTGCAGCAGGATCGCCGACTACTGAGATGTCTCTCGCCGAGATGAAGGCGGGGTTGTTTGAAGCGCTGGGTAAGCTGGGTGAGCGCAAGCGGGTGCTTGCGGTGCCGCCGGACTTTACGCGGTTCCACTCGCAGAGCGGCGTGCTGACCGAGATGGCGTGGGAGTACTACGGCGATAGGCTGGTGGATGTGCTGCCGGCGCTGGGTACGCATACGGCGATGCCAGACCACCAGATTGCGACGATGTTTGGGAAGACGCCGCGCGATCTATTTCGCGTGCATAACTGGCGCGATGACATTGTGACGCTGGGTGAGATTCCGAGCGAGTTCATGCTGGAGGTGAGCGAGGGGAAGCTCGACTACACTTGGCCGGCGCAGGTGAACAAGCTGCTGCGGGATGGCGGTCATGATTTGATTTTGAGCATTGGGCAGGTGGTGCCGCATGAGGTTGTCGGCATGGCCAATGGGAACAAGAATATCTTTATTGGAACCGGCGGTGTGATGGGGATTCATCGCTCGCACTTTCTGGGTGCGGTGTATGGGATGGAGCGCATGATGGGGCGTGCGGATACTCCGGTGCGGCGGGTGCTGAACTATGCGAGCGAGCATTTTGGGGACAAGCTGCCGCAGATCGTCTATGTGCAGACCGTCGTGAACAAGAACGATAAGGGCGAGCTGGTGATGCGCGGGTTGTACATCGGCGATGATACGGAGTGCTTTGAGAAGGCCGCGGCGCTGAGTTTGCAGTGCAACTTCCTGATGATGGACCGCGAAATGAAGAAGGCGGTGGTGTATCTCGATCCGCATGAGTTCCACTCGACGTGGCTGGGGAACAAGAGCGTGTACCGGACACGGATGGCGCTGGCGGATGATGCCGAGTTGATTGTGCTGGCTCCGGGGGTGCGTGAGTTTGGTGAGGACAAGACGATCGATAAGCTTATCCGGCGGTATGGGTACTGCGGCACGCCCAAGACGCTGGAGTATGTGAAGAGCGATCCGGAGCTTGCGGGGAACCTTTCAGCGGCGGCGCATTTGATCCATGGATCGAGCGAGGGAAGGTTTACGATCCGGTACTGTCCGGGGCACCTGACGCGGGAGGAGATCGAGGGCGTCCACTTCGAGTATGGCGACCTGGCCGAGTACACCGCGAAGTATGATCCGGCGAAGCTTTCCGATGGGTGGAATGTGGTGGATGGTGAGGAGATCTTCTATATCTCGAACCCTGGGCTCGGGTTGTGGGCGTATGAGGGACGGTTCAAGGAGTAG
- a CDS encoding (deoxy)nucleoside triphosphate pyrophosphohydrolase, producing MKEPIRKLTGRRPAVALRPLRRVVAALILRGEGEAREVFICQRRPDQPMGLKWEFPGGKIEPGETPEQALVRELTEELGIVATIGPRITTIRHNYRNGGAIEIAFFTVREYQGEMTNNIFQQMLWTPVPRLPDYDFLAADLTLIRDLADGKLI from the coding sequence GTGAAGGAGCCCATTCGTAAGCTCACAGGACGACGCCCCGCAGTTGCCCTACGGCCGCTGCGCAGGGTTGTGGCTGCGCTTATCCTGCGCGGCGAAGGCGAGGCGCGGGAGGTGTTTATCTGCCAGCGGCGGCCCGACCAACCCATGGGGCTGAAGTGGGAGTTCCCAGGCGGCAAGATCGAGCCGGGTGAGACGCCGGAGCAGGCGCTGGTCCGGGAGTTGACCGAAGAGCTTGGCATTGTGGCGACGATTGGACCGCGGATCACGACTATCCGGCACAACTACCGTAATGGCGGCGCGATCGAGATAGCCTTCTTTACCGTGCGCGAGTACCAGGGTGAGATGACGAACAATATCTTCCAGCAGATGCTTTGGACGCCTGTGCCTCGGCTGCCTGATTACGACTTCCTGGCTGCGGACCTGACCTTGATCCGCGATCTTGCGGATGGGAAGCTGATTTAG